From a single Scomber japonicus isolate fScoJap1 chromosome 12, fScoJap1.pri, whole genome shotgun sequence genomic region:
- the LOC128368919 gene encoding protein phosphatase 1L, with protein sequence MIGDTMTLLSLLGRIMRYFLLRPETLFLLCISLALWSYFFHTDEVKTIVKSSRDAVKMVKGKVAEMMQNDRLGGLSVLDAEFSKTWEFKNNNVAVYSIQGRRDHMEDRFEVLTDITNKTHPSIFGIFDGHGGEAAADYVKVHLPESLKQQLQAFEREKRDSSLSYASILEQRILTVDRDMLDKLSANHDEAGTTCLVALLSDRELTVANVGDSRGVLCDKDGNAVALSHDHKPYQLKERKRIKRAGGFISFNGSWRVQGILAMSRSLGDYPLKNLNVVIPDPDIMTFDLDKLQPEFMILASDGLWDAFSNEEAIRFVRERLDEPHFGAKSIVLQSFYRGCPDNITVMVVKFKSGAGGSSKAGE encoded by the exons ATGATAGGAGACACAATGACGCTCTTGTCTCTTCTGGGTCGGATCATGCGTTATTTTCTCCTCAGGCCGGAGACGTTGTTTCTGTTGTGCATCAGTCTGGCGCTGTGGAGTTATTTCTTCCATACAGACGAGGTGAAAACCATCGTCAAGTCTAGCCGGGATGCCGTGAAGATGGTAAAGGGGAAAGTGGCGGAGATGATGCAGAACGACCGGTTGGGAGGCCTCAGTGTTCTGGACGCAGAGTTCTCCAAGACCTGGGAGTTCAAGAATAACAACGTAGCAGTGTACTCCATACAGGGGAGACGAGATCACATGGAGGACCGCTTCGAGGTGCTCACCGACATCACCAACAAGACCCACCCGTCCATATTCGGGATATTTGACGGTCACGGTGGAGAG GCTGCAGCTGACTACGTGAAGGTCCACTTGCCAGAGTCCCtgaaacagcagctgcaggcctttgagagagagaagagagatagCTCTCTTTCTTATGCCAGCATCCTTGAGCAGCGCATATTGACTGTGGATCGTGACATGCTGGACAAGCTCTCTGCCAACCATGATGAAGCAG GAACAACCTGTCTTGTAGCCCTGCTGTCGGATAGAGAGCTCACAGTGGCCAACGTTGGAGACTCGCGTGGTGTGTTGTGTGACAAAGATGGAAACGCTGTTGCACTATCACATGACCACAAACCATATCAGCTAAAAGAGCGCAAGAGGATCAAGAGGGCAG GAGGCTTCATCAGTTTTAATGGATCCTGGAGAGTCCAGGGAATTCTGGCGATGTCCCGATCTCTTGGGGACTACCCACTAAAGAACCTCAACGTAGTCATCCCAGATCCTGATatcatgacctttgacctggaCAAACTGCAGCCAGAGTTCATGATCCTGGCTTCTGATGGCCTGTGGGACGCCTTCAGTAACGAAGAGGCCATCCGGTTTGTTCGCGAACGTCTGGATGAGCCACACTTCGGTGCCAAGAGCATTGTCCTCCAGTCTTTCTACCGCGGTTGCCCAGATAACATCACAGTCATGGTGGTGAAGTTCAAAAGTGGGGCCGGGGGGAGTAGCAAGGCAGGGGAGTAG